A single Cannabis sativa cultivar Pink pepper isolate KNU-18-1 chromosome 7, ASM2916894v1, whole genome shotgun sequence DNA region contains:
- the LOC115697238 gene encoding serine/threonine/tyrosine-protein kinase HT1, with translation MDEETTSWIRRAKFSHTVCHRLDSSKLASIPFTIHQDRFSGLKSRPAPAQPQPQPQPQVQAQVQAQVQAPSNEKSIASSSIFHTKRLSYRNKQRSLSPNPVIKLSETFREAQSERKRFSTPTPRRSESERGRFRGKFFHHNKDSQSRSSSANASPLRQLASMINDKSKNRKDSHWSKYFDPNSGRVTAVEAVDEWCVDLSKLFLGNKFAHGAHSRLYHGMYNGDSVAVKIIRVPDEDEGGVLATRLEKQFVSEVTLLSRLQHRNVIKFLAACRKPPVYCVITEYLSEGSLRAYLHKLECKSLPMGRLIQIALDIARGLEYIHSQGIIHRDLKPENILIDEESHMKIADFGIACEEAYCDALIDDPGTYRWMAPEMIKHKSYGRKVDVYSFGLILWELVAGTIPYEEMNPIQAAFAVVNKNLRPVIPGNCPPAMKALIEQCWCLQSEKRPEFWQIVKVLEQFEASFARDGTLKLVPNQNFHDHKKGLIHWIQKLGPAQSPNSTSTASSSSSYTTATTTTTLPVPKPKFS, from the exons ATGGATGAAGAGACTACTTCTTGGATCAGAAGAGCCAAGTTTTCTCACACTGTTTGTCATCGTTTAGATTCTTCAaaattggcttcaattcctttTACCATTCACCAAGATAGGTTCTCTGGTTTGAAATCTAGACCAGCCCCagctcagcctcagcctcagcctcaacCTCAGGTTCAGGCTCAGGTTCAGGCTCAGGTTCAGGCTCCTTCTAATGAGAAATCAATTGCAAGTAGCTCTATATTTCATACCAAAAGGCTTTCCTATAGGAACAAGCAGAGATCTTTATCTCCTAACCCTGTGATTAAGCTCTCAGAGACATTTAGAGAAGCTCAATCAGAAAGGAAGAGATTCTCAACTCCAACTCCTAGGAGATCCGAATCCGAAAGGGGAAGGTTTAGAGGGAAGTTCTTCCATCACAACAAGGATTCTCAATCGAGATCTTCGAGTGCGAATGCCAGTCCTCTTAGGCAATTGGCTTCAATGATCAATGACAAATCCAAGAACCGAAAGGATTCGCATTGGTCTAAGTATTTTGATCCCAATAGTGGGAGAGTTACTGCTGTGGAGGCTGTTGATGAATGGTGTGTTGACTTGTCTAAGCTGTTTCTAGGCAATAAGTTTGCTCATGGAGCTCATAGCAGACTCTACCATGGTATGTACAATGGTGATTCTGTAGCAGTAAAGATCATCAGGGTGCCTGATGAAGATGAAGGTGGAGTTTTGGCAACTCGTTTGGAGAAGCAGTTTGTTAGTGAAGTCACTCTCTTATCTCGACTCCAACATCGAAATGTTATCAAG TTCTTAGCAGCATGTAGAAAGCCTCCGGTTTATTGTGTCATAACTGAGTACTTATCAGAAGGTTCACTGAGGGCATATCTACACAAACTCGAGTGCAAATCTCTTCCCATGGGGAGACTCATTCAAATTGCATTGGATATAGCTCGGGGACTCGAATACATTCACTCGCAGGGTATCATACATAGAGATCTCAAGCCCGAAAATATCCTTATTGATGAAGAGTCTCACATGAAAATAGCTGATTTCGGTATAGCCTGCGAGGAAGCATACTGTGATGCTTTAATTGATGATCCCGGGACTTATAGATGGATGGCGCCGGAGATGATAAAGCACAAATCTTATGGGCGGAAAGTGGATGTTTACAGCTTTGGTCTCATCTTATGGGAATTGGTGGCAGGGACCATACCTTATGAAGAAATGAACCCCATTCAAGCAGCTTTTGCTGTGGTGAACAAG AATTTGAGGCCTGTGATCCCTGGAAACTGTCCACCTGCAATGAAAGCCTTAATTGAGCAATGTTGGTGTTTGCAATCAGAAAAGAGGCCAGAGTTTTGGCAAATAGTGAAAGTACTTGAGCAATTTGAGGCTTCATTTGCCCGTGATGGAACATTGAAACTTGTCCCAAACCAGAATTTCCATGACCACAAAAAGGGTCTCATTCACTGGATTCAGAAACTTGGTCCTGCTCAATCTCCTAATTCTACATCTACTGCATCTTCTTCTTCTAGTTATACTActgctactactactactacattACCTGTGCCTAAACCAAAATTCAGTTGA